A single window of Plasmodium reichenowi strain SY57 chromosome 12, whole genome shotgun sequence DNA harbors:
- a CDS encoding serine/threonine protein kinase, FIKK family produces MYILRNMFCIKFMLYFLWLLYLLFLDIEFIKFKTFQSLVSFDRPSKCLSENSKHHVNSDNNKGNKLFGQKQFGNINKCDVKDDELKISKDNIRKKKKICFKKEKRSNEEEYNNLEQENVEGTCNLLNILNVEKKKVFDNYESTYKYGENNDIIYMSNLKEDESKDNYIYNWNLGKESLVNFLGFSDYFKINGVKYSDFELTSIPIIGENKSKGRVQEMFKTVIPSDDGDHRKEVKLFIKRIPVEWWIKQFNLMEKYDGEYLVKAENYVMEGVALAFLSEHHPGIAPKLLKILYDGKNVNHDIMEEYKFKDIYEFNNMLIESINNNMDGYIVMVSELFGEDLFDFNKRFTEEKSDVRNSDEFKKEILYKCLRLLVRLHSAGLSHLDLTSENVLITDDYDMRLCDFAKSTPIYSDKLRHIHKRKKKKVYLFESCVPTVGKREYTPIECWRIRKKLKEKNITDPFEHVKTITMQRFRKEYYFNVSHADYFMLGVLFIWIWNCGHMWKTSFPSESANFTTFLENNMNLDCYPSAKSWPRDFKFIVKELMNEECRKKLNLKNLMTHPWFNET; encoded by the exons atgtatattttgaGAAATATGTTCTGTATAaaatttatgttatattttttatggtTATTGTATTTATTGTTCTTG GATATTGagtttattaaatttaaaacatTTCAATCATTAGTTTCATTTGATAGACCTTCAAAATGTTTATCTGAAAACAGTAAGCATCACGTGAACTCTGATAATAACAAAGGTAATAAGTTGTTTGGTCAGAAGCAATTTGGAAACATAAATAAGTGTGATGTTAAAGATgatgaattaaaaatatctaaagataatataagaaagaaaaagaaaatatgttttaaaaaagagaaaagGTCGAATGAAGAAGAgtataataatttagaACAGGAGAATGTAGAAGGTACTtgtaatttattaaatatattaaatgtagagaaaaaaaaagtttttgataattatgaaagtacatataaatatggagaaaataatgatataatatatatgtctaATTTAAAAGAGGACGAATCGAAAGacaattatatttataattgGAATTTAGGTAAAGAGTCATTAGTAAACTTTTTAGGTTTTTCAGACTATTTTAAGATAAATGGAGTAAAATATTCAGATTTTGAATTAACATCTATTCCTATAATTGgtgaaaataaaagtaaagGTAGGGTTCAAGAAATGTTTAAAACAGTTATTCCTTCAGATGATGGGGACCATAGGAAGGAagtaaaattatttataaaaaggatACCTGTTGAATGGTGGATAAAACAATTTAACTTAATGGAAAAATACGATGGAGAATATTTAGTAAAAGCAGAGAATTATGTTATGGAAGGAGTTGCTTTAGCTTTTTTAAGTGAACATCACCCAGGTATTGCACctaaattattaaaaatattatatgatgGAAAAAATGTAAATCATGATATAATGgaagaatataaatttaaagatatatatgagtttaataatatgttaattGAAAGcataaataacaatatgGATGGATATATTGTTATGGTTTCTGAATTATTTGGTGAGgatttatttgattttaataaaagatTTACAGAAGAAAAATCTGATGTAAGAAATAGTGATGAAttcaaaaaagaaatacTTTATAAATGCTTACGTTTATTAGTAAGATTACATAGTGCAGGTTTAAGTCATTTAGATTTAACTTCTgaaaatgtattaataaCAGATGATTATGATATGCGTTTATGTGATTTTGCTAAAAGTACACCTATTTATTCAGATAAATTAAGACATATAcacaaaagaaaaaaaaaaaaagtgtaCTTATTTGAATCATGCGTACCAACTGTAGGAAAACGTGAATATACACCAATAGAGTGTTGGCGAATTCGAAAAAAGttgaaagaaaaaaatataacagATCCCTTTGAACATGTAAAAACGATTACTATGCAAAGGTTCagaaaagaatattattttaatgtTTCACACGCTGATTATTTTATGCTAGGAGTTTTATTCATATGGATTTGGAACTGTGGCCATATGTGGAAAACATCTTTTCCATCTGAAAGTGCAAACTTTACAACTTTTCTTGAAAACAATATGAATTTGGATTGCTATCCGTCAGCTAAATCATGGCCAAGAGATTTCAAATTTATAGTTAAG GAATTGATGAATGAAGAATGCAGGAAAAAAttgaatttaaaaaatttaatgaCACACCCATGGTTTAACGAAACATAA
- a CDS encoding exported protein (PHISTc), with translation MNGENVKKQVCKTLQRTGGCNMYIRRMYRLLITLKPRGFILGIIYILYINVLCIHEKNSISKFDLDRKYSKMLCELYTANRVYFTKKNHELNYACNNNTYSNKDRHLDNFDNVDNLEDVDNLEDDYNFEDFDNFEDDNFDGKNTFDDANYFKHECDFDTYERSTGSKINVEDKDNNINDKNSFKLPTEYNEISDNDDIINNEEIILNFDAYYKSNSLHISNDNDLMEYIKKNYGKMTMEELYVIYFYVHESERKKYLNMEWQLYLYCEKLANKYNIPDDYKLKTWKKAYNDVHEFYLNKEKGFYKNIRKIKDGESRNTLLTINILKDTWKKFREMMSNMWCENISVKFANYSKKSLKKKVLIQKFYKK, from the exons ATGAATGGTGAAAATGTTAAGAAGCAAGTTTGTAAAACGTTACAGCGTACGGGAGGATgtaatatgtatataagAAGAATGTATAGGTTATTAATAACTTTAAAACCAAGAGGATTTATTTTaggaataatatatattctatatata aaTGTATTATGTATTCATGAGAAGAACAGTATTTCAAAGTTTGATTTAGATagaaaatattcaaaaatgTTATGTGAATTGTATACAGCTAATAGAGTTTATTTTACAAAGAAGAACCATGAATTAAATTATGcttgtaataataatacatattcAAATAAGGATAGGCATTTAGATAATTTTGATAATGTTGACAATTTGGAAGATGTTGACAATTTGGAAGatgattataattttgAAGATTTTGACAATTTTGAAGATGACAATTTTGATGGTAAAAATACTTTTGATGATgcaaattattttaaacaTGAATGTGATTTTGATACATATGAAAGGTCTACAGGTagtaaaataaatgttgaagataaggataataatataaatgataagaATAGTTTTAAGTTACCTACAGAATATAACGAAATAAgtgataatgatgatattataaataatgaagaaataattttaaattttgatgcgtattataaaagtaatagtttacatatatcaaatgataatgatttaatggaatatataaaaaagaattatgGTAAAATGACTATGGAGgaattatatgttatatatttttatgtacaTGAAAgtgaaagaaaaaaatatttgaatatGGAATGGCAACTATATCTCTATTGTGAAAAATTAgcaaataaatataatataccaGATGATTATAAGTTAAAAACATGGAAAAAAGCTTATAATGATGTTCATgaattttatttgaataaagaaaaaggattttataaaaatattcgAAAAATTAAAGATGGTGAATCTCGTAATACATTACTTactataaatattttaaaagatacATGGAAAAAATTCAGAGAAATGATGAGTAACATGTGGTGTGAAAATATTTCTGTTAAATTCGCGAATTATTCCAAAAAatctttaaaaaagaagGTATTAATTCAAAagttttataaaaaatga
- a CDS encoding PHIST domain- and DNaJ domain-containing RESA- like protein — translation MQFFNKSYRSLLRILLDINNNIKEDYRYAAHVHYNKKKEKKNIRNENNFLNSPIYISTIIYFIAICYFILLNTCIPNNNELYGETYCYKDKRYLCEAETINISRSNVNTTLTSNFFSLLYNTSPCKLDDVFENKEEYMLKYIQEILGNLNKYITWDNYGVILHIDDYTPVTYNNKDIEIDKKIEMIWKKKQHRIEDIKDSWDEVMLNESSKYSNTVIELKRYYDKLRYQRLILKRDYDDIWNDYSKFLFIIEKHMKTELYKIFNVWYYKKALYMSEYRKLVNSCRIAWKALSNHLKYALKMTMIYDIEKMKHIREADFKNAIMHLYLKKHDDDDDEDGYSNKQGNEKRKKKKKKKKEGFFHNFFCFLNDPYEIKDKETISPNKDFNLSAVNYLECCRTAQHIDKEKKTQSCKVDEETMTELGNPIDTRMSERLKELREYEKKKKEKEKSNSKYVFDYGSFEEKSESEKSLDNSKNFIFSEQVRSTNSGMHYSLDIEAEEVLSKNKNNKEHGMNYLLKENNYNNHSGNTVSPVNTIYYEILNVDTKAELKEIKSNYYHLSLQYHPDYNIGDRIAKLKFRLVSEAYQVLSDDERRRNYNKNGLKATEKMFLLEPGLLFMIMFSIDEMSDYVGELKLFYFIKEAFEKKKLIEDIESPFEDMDAKMENDQRKREVVLALLLRERIQPYVDNNKEWMCEMEKEIKSLLESSHSNAILGSIGWTYENVATKYLSEIKSKWRLKEPMSKYNASFRHVNRSNRTKMTKLSSRFSGMFSCSSVLKPQEPSIREKKSSSDNDHNEGSAGIYNMDNMLSEETLSLLEIDENKYFGFMTMHILTLILWDIEETTKYVASRVLRDEGVDENTRIKRAEALQILGKLMQKWSLSVKSKKEISVKDIIEIMEKARAYNM, via the exons atgcaattttttaataaatcatatCGTAGTTTATTAAGAATTCTTTTGGATAtcaacaataatataaaagagGATTATAGATATGCTGCACATGTGcattataacaaaaaaaaagagaaaaaaaatataagaaatgaaaataattttttgaattCTCCAATTTATATAAGTACAATCATATACTTTATTGcaatatgttattttatactattg AATACATGTATAcctaataataatgaattatatGGGGAAACATATTGTTATAAAGACAAAAGATATTTATGTGAAGCAGAAactataaatatttcaagGAGTAATGTAAATACAACATTGACTAGcaatttcttttctttgttatataatacatcTCCTTGTAAATTAGATGATGTTTTTGAAAATAAGGAAGAATATATGTTAAAGTATATTCAAGAAATATTAGgtaatttaaataaatatataacatgGGATAATTATGGTGTGATTTTACACATAGATGATTATACTCCCGTTACCTATAACAATAAAGATATAGAAATAGATAAGAAAATTGAAATgatatggaaaaaaaaacagcATAGAATAGAAGATATCAAAGATTCTTGGGATGAAGTAATGTTAAATGAAAGTTCAAAATATAGTAATACAGTAATAGAGttaaaaagatattatGATAAGCTAAGATATCAAAGgttaatattaaaaagagattatgatgatatatGGAATGATTATAGtaaatttttgtttattattgaaaaacatatgaaaacagaattatataaaatttttaatgtATGGTATTATAAGAAAGCGTTATACATGAGTGAATATCGAAAATTGGTGAATTCCTGTAGAATTGCTTGGAAGGCTTTATCGaatcatttaaaatatgCATTAAAAATGACCATGATTTACGATATAGAGAAAATGAAACATATAAGAGAGGCAGATTTTAAAAATGCTATTATgcatttatatttaaaaaaacatgatgatgatgatgatgaagatgGATATTCAAATAAACAAGGAAAcgaaaaaagaaaaaagaagaaaaagaaaaagaaagaaggattttttcataattttttttgcttTTTGAATGATCCATATGAGATTAAAGATAAAGAAACTATTTCACCAAATAAAgattttaatttatcaGCCGTAAATTATTTAGAATGTTGTAGAACAGCTCAACATAttgataaagaaaaaaaaacacaatCTTGTAAAGTTGATGAAGAAACTATGACAGAATTAGGAAACCCAATAGACACTAGAATGTCAGAAAgattaaaagaattaagagaatatgaaaaaaaaaaaaaagaaaaggaaaaaagtAATAGTAAATATGTTTTCGACTATGGATCTTTTGAAGAAAAGAGTGAATCTGAGAAATCTTTAGATAACTCAAAAAATTTCATATTTAGCGAACAAGTTCGTTCTACTAATTCCGGTATGCATTATTCTTTAGATATAGAAGCAGAAGAAGttttatcaaaaaataaaaataataaagagCATGGtatgaattatttattaaaagaaaataattataataatcatagTGGTAATACAGTATCACCCGTTAATACgatatattatgaaatattaaatgtaGATACGAAAGCagaattaaaagaaattaaaagtaattattatcatttatcTTTACAGTATCATCCTGATTATAATATAGGTGATCGTATAGCTAAATTGAAATTTCGACTTGTCAGTGAAGCATATCAAGTATTATCTGATGACGAAAGACgaagaaattataataagaatGGATTAAAAGCAACagaaaaaatgtttttattagAACCCGgtcttttatttatgataATGTTTAGTATAGATGAAATGTCTGATTATGTTGGTGAATTaaaattgttttattttattaaagaagcttttgaaaagaaaaaactAATAGAAGATATAGAATCGCCATTTGAAGATATGGATGCAAAAATGGAAAATGACCAAAGAAAAAGAGAAGTTGTTTTAGCTCTTTTGTTAAGAGAAAGAATACAACCATATgtagataataataaagaatgGATGTGTGAAATGGAGAAGGAAATAAAAAGCTTACTAGAATCCTCTCATTCAAATGCTATTTTAGGATCCATAGGATGGACATATGAAAATGTTGCAACTAAATATTTAAGTGAGATAAAATCAAAATGGCGATTAAAAGAACCAATGTCAAAATATAATGCATCTTTTAGACATGTAAATAGATCTAATAGAACAAAAATGACTAAGTTGTCATCTAGGTTTTCTGGAATGTTTAGTTGTTCTTCTGTCTTAAAACCGCAAGAACCTTCTataagagaaaaaaaaagttcaAGTGATAACGATCATAATGAAGGAAGTGCAGgtatttataatatggataatatGTTGTCCGAAGAAACATTATCCTTGTTAGAAATAGATgagaataaatattttggATTTATGACAATGCATATTTTAACATTAATTTTATGGGATATAGAAGAAACTACTAAATATGTTGCTAGTAGAGTTTTAAGAGATGAGGGAGTTGATGAAAATACACGAATAAAACGAGCAGAAGCATTACAAATTCTAGGAAAATTAATGCAGAAATGGTCATTAAGTGTTAAGAgtaaaaaggaaataagTGTAAAGGATATAATTGAAATTATGGAAAAGGCAAGAGCTTATAATATGTAG
- a CDS encoding exported protein (PHISTa-like), which yields MRSFKRPSYISNSARLNNKSVNSKNCTIYSFEQDEENRRNLSSRLLCTMHSSITILGIICILILNVCLTKESSSSLIQINFNNSRKLADVSISDIPSVKLHNSFDNVKEEFESENLEYEQDNESYYKHNPLEDLQDIMNNTSIAPLDGKYYDTLQQWNEEKIQHKLDKLDDIPSKLDKLIIWAQIQGSERLKTYSMVYTLRRLFKSLLKEYNLKQKDKEIEWIILCSNASTSQIYEEYKNNLSFYALMNKKNVTKQQFIDFINNVITNFRALREQEFDNFQEDLFESLKPKKTLYQ from the exons atgagatCTTTTAAGAGACCCAGTTATATTTCAAATAGTGCACGTCTAAATAATAAGAGTGTAAATTCAAAAAACTGCACCATATATTCATTTGAACaagatgaagaaaatagACGAAATTTATCTTCCAGATTATTATGTACTATGCATTCATCCATAACCATATTAGGAATTATATGTATCCTTATACTg AATGTTTGCTTAACTAAGGAGAGCTCATCATCGcttatacaaataaattttaataattccAGAAAATTAGCCGATGTATCTATCTCTGATATCCCAAGTGTAAAACTTCATAATAGTTTTGATAATGTTAAAGAAGAATTTGAGAGTGAAAATCTTGAATATGAACAAGATAATGAATCttattataaacataatcCTCTAGAAGATTTACAAGatataatgaataataCATCTATAGCTCCCTTAGatggaaaatattatgatacCCTTCAACAATGgaatgaagaaaaaatacaaCATAAATTAGACAAATTAGATGATATACCTTCCAAATTAGATAAGCTTATAATATGGGCACAAATACAAGGAAGTGAAAGACTTAAAACATATAGTATGGTATACACCTTAAGAAGATTATTTAAATCTTTATTAAAggaatataatttaaaacaaaaagataaagaaaTTGAATGGATTATACTCTGTTCTAATGCTTCAACTTCACAAATATATGaggaatataaaaataatttatcttTCTATGCAttaatgaataaaaaaaatgtaacaAAACAACAATTTATagattttattaataatgtaaTAACAAATTTCAGAGCTTTAAGAGAACAGGAATTTGATAATTTTCAAGAAGACTTATTTGAATCTCTTAaaccaaaaaaaacattatatcaataa
- a CDS encoding liver stage associated protein 1, putative, which translates to MKTIIIVTLFILILNTIIINPCTCVPNTLPIEYFDYETLKENVKIRDSNTKTQLIILSAVCASTLLALSSLWGIRIHYNHEINKKGINNYELNSDLLKDADFYMVE; encoded by the coding sequence atgaaaaccataataatagtaacccttttcattttaattttaaatacaattattataaatcCATGTACTTGTGTCCCTAATACACTGCCTATTGAATATTTCGATTATGAAACTCTCAAAGAAAATGTCAAAATTCGAGATAGTAATACAAAAACTCAgttaattattttatcagCTGTATGTGCTAGTACCTTACTCGCTCTTAGTTCCTTATGGGGTATCAGAATACATTATAATCatgaaattaataaaaaaggaattaataattatgaattAAATAGCGATCTATTAAAAGATGCAGATTTTTATATGGTAGAATAA
- a CDS encoding putative exported protein (Plasmodium exported protein, unknown function), translating to MELFVLVRIVIFVTFFYILLNILHDNLFMIKLVNSYSYSYLWNIVKLKNRKILSELSDVQLEDNDIEDFIVSNNVLYSNDFLNIIDPIFLGNYDNINLDEYIKNFDNTKEESSSARNFSIAKCNLYNNHGEKKLGNIIEVSHDNVSNEFPRMISEESADEIFDQLFDEHSTKASNTLSSDMMGEVNDKFFEDIIVEVNEKISEESYDETLENMPIQFCNIMKSRGLEEKLDTDKEKHIKGNLKRYYSSRIVQDTDKRENEKCISSANMKYVIKLTLEKNKAQEEDVSVSSEVGKMTTRYVEEDTRDVIKVVKEKPGNEHSKYEEGKCNMNLIKELEDQILQKIHKDEISRKESKMGIESNTIDIYKKGRDCAKGRVHLNSHISKMSIKNNSEKSKEKKIKDTKRKKLEQKMLFEANKKNEERKRYGRINDLGENVNNDYFYFSNDYSYLKRKNTLYNVNTHNYTTRLKTKEQRISEEKQKYNIIRPSDCNTLHLNTRKKERPNIIFKEKDKYGNTPISFVQMNNSMIPLVCSHYSKEILHTENNGRNHFETVSFDNLYNDIRKEENYESIDKSIFLLNEEIKDEMNDERNNGRNHFETISFDKLYNYIRKGENDESIGESSFVSDDERNNETNHFEMTSFDNIYNIGNEENFEAMGESIFDLNDEVNNETNNFETSFFDDIYNDIRNEEIIEPVDESIFHLNDEINDERNNEENNDENNDVNNEVYNEVNNEENNEENNEENNEVNNEENNKGNGEINNEGNNEGNNEENNETKKEENNKGNYEINNEGNNETNKEENNEGNDEENNEANKEENNKGNDEINNEENNEGNNEINKEENNKVNDEINKEENNEGNNEENNEIYNEENNEIYNEENNEEYDYYDSDDDYEESLSSSDEWFNDESSEEESDEEMHDYKVSSSELTNLLNRK from the exons ATGgaattatttgtattagTTCGGATAGTTATATTCGTTActtttttctatatattactaaatatattacatgacaatctttttatgataaaattaGTGAATAGCTATTCTTATTCTTACTTGTGGAATATTgttaaattaaaaaatagaaaaattCTGAGCGAATTATCAG ACGTACAATTAGAGGACAATGATATAGAAGATTTTATTGTTAGtaataatgtattatattcgaatgattttttaaatataattgaTCCTATATTTTTGGGTAATTACGACAATATAAATTTggatgaatatattaaaaattttgataataCAAAGGAAGAAAGTTCTTCAGCTAGAAATTTTTCAATAGCTAAATgcaatttatataataatcatgGTGAAAAGAAATTAGGAAATATAATAGAAGTATCTCATGATAATGTATCGAATGAATTTCCGAGAATGATATCTGAAGAAAGTGCTGATGAAATATTTGATCAACTGTTTGATGAACATTCCACAAAGGCATCAAATACCTTAAGTAGTGATATGATGGGAGAAGtaaatgataaattttTTGAAGATATAATTGTAGAAgttaatgaaaaaatatctGAAGAATCTTATGATGAAACATTAGAAAATATGCCCATACaattttgtaatataatgaaatcGAGAGGATTAGAAGAGAAATTAGACACGgataaagaaaaacatattaaaggtaatttaaaaagatattattCATCAAGAATAGTACAAGATACTGATAAGAgagaaaatgaaaaatgtaTTTCCAGTGcaaatatgaaatatgtaataaaattaaCATTAGAAAAGAATAAAGCACAAGAGGAAGATGTAAGTGTATCGAGTGAGGTAGGGAAGATGACGACAAGATATGTAGAAGAGGATACGAGAGATGTTATAAAAGTAGTTAAGGAAAAACCTGGAAACGAACATTCAAAATATGAAGAAGGAAAATGCAATATGAATctaataaaagaattagaGGATCAAATTTTACAAAAGATTCATAAAGATGAAATATCAAGGAAGGAATCAAAAATGGGGATAGAGAGCAATACaattgatatatataaaaaaggtAGGGATTGTGCAAAAGGAAGAGTCCATTTAAATTCCCACATATCTAAAATGAGCATTAAGAATAATTCAGAAAAAtcaaaagaaaagaaaatcaAAGATACCAAAAGAAAGAAATTAGAAcaaaaaatgttatttgaagctaataaaaagaacgaagaaagaaaaagatatgGGAGGATTAATGATTTAGGagaaaatgtaaataatgattatttttattttagtAACGATTATTCCTATTTAAAGAGAAAAAACACTTTATACAATGTGAATACTCATAATTATACAACGAGATTGAAAACAAAGGAACAACGAATTTCTGAAGAAAAAcagaaatataatattataagaCCGTCAGATTGCAATACACTTCATTTGAACACAAGAAAAAAGGAAAGAccaaatataatatttaaagaaaagGACAAATATGGTAATACACCTATATCATTTGTTCAAATGAATAATTCTATGATTCCTTTAGTATGTAGTCATTATAGTAAAGAAATATTACATACAGAAAATAATGGAAGGAACCATTTTGAAACGGTATCATTtgataatttatataatgatattaggaaagaagaaaattatgaatCAATAGATAAATCaattttcttattaaaCGAAGAAATAAAGGATGAAATGAACGATGAAAGAAATAATGGAAGGAACCATTTTGAAACAATATCATttgataaattatataattatattagGAAAGGAGAAAACGATGAATCAATAGGTGAATCAAGTTTCGTATCAGACGATGAAAGAAATAATGAAACGAACCATTTTGAAATGACATCatttgataatatatataatattgggaatgaagaaaattttGAAGCAATGGGTGAATCAATTTTCGATTTAAACGATGAAGTAAATAATGAAACGAACAATTTTGAAACGTCGTTTTttgatgatatatataatgatattagGAATGAAGAAATTATTGAACCAGTAGATGAGTCAATTTTCCATTTAAACGATgaaataaatgatgaaaGAAATAATGAAGAGAATAATGACGAAAATAATGATGTGAATAATGAAGTGTATAATGAAGTgaataatgaagaaaataatgaagagAACAATGAAGAGAACAATGAAGTgaataatgaagaaaataataaaggaaatggtgaaataaataatgaaggGAATAATGAAGgaaataatgaagaaaataatgaaacaaaaaaggaagaaaataataaaggaaattatgaaataaataatgaaggGAATAATGAAACAAACAAggaagaaaataatgaaggaaatgatgaagaaaacAATGAAGCAAACAaggaagaaaataataaaggaaatgatgaaataaataatgaagagAATAATGAAGgaaataatgaaataaacaaggaagaaaataataaagtaaatgatgaaataaataaggaAGAGAATAATGAAGGAAATAATGAAGagaataatgaaatatataatgaagagaataatgaaatatataatgaagagaataatgaagaatatgattattatgataGTGATGATGATTATGAAGAATCCCTTTCATCATCTGATGAGTGGTTTAATGATGAATCTAGTGAGGAAGAAAGTGATGAAGAAATGCATGATTATAAGGTGTCATCTTCTGAATTGACTAATTTGTTgaatagaaaataa